AAGGCTGTATCACGAAAGTATGTGATACAATAGTGTCTCGTAAGACAAGCTTGAACAATTTCATGCTACGTGCCGTCCTGTTCACGCAGGGTCGGGCGTCATTCGAGAAAGAGGTCGGTACTGATGTAGCGCTCTCCGGTACTCGGCAAAATGACGACGATACATTTTCCTTTTGAATCGTTCCGCCGGGCAATTTTCAGGGCGGCGGCCATGGCGGCCCCGGATGAGATGCCGCAGAGAATACCTTCTTTTCTTGCCAGCAGGCGCGCGTTTTCAAACGCCTCTTGATCGCTCACCGTGACGACTTCATCGATGAGCTCCGTGTCCAGATTAAGGGGAATGAACCCGGCTCCGATACCCTGAATTTTGTGCGGCCCCGGTTTGCCGCCTGAAATAACGGGCGAGGCTTCAGGTTCCACGGCAATGGCTTTGAAGTCGGGCTTTTTCTCCTTTATGGCCCGGGCAATACCGGTGATCGTGCCGCCGGTACCCACGCCGGAGACCAGAACGTCCACCTGGCCCGCTGTATCTTCCCAGATCTCCTTGGCGGTGGTAATCCTGTGTATATCGGGGTTCGCAGGGTTTTGGAACTGGTTCGGCATGAACGTGTCGGCTCGACCGGCGGCAATCCCTTCGGCCTTCTTTATGGCGCCCGGCATACCTTCGGACCCCGGTGTCAATACCAGATCGGCTCCCAAGTGCTTGAGCAGTTTGCGGCGTTCGAGGCTCATGGTTTCCGGCATGGTCAGGCAGAGACGATAGTTCTTCGCCGCCGCGATAAATGCCAGCGCGATACCCGTATTGCCGCTGGTGGGTTCCACGATAAGGGTGTCCGGGCCGACCAGGCCGTCCAGTTCCGCCTGATCGATCATGGCGGCGGCAATGCGGTCCTTGACGCTGCTCAAGGGGTTGAAAAATTCGAGCTTTGCAAGCAGGTCACAGGATTTGTTTTCAAAAAGCCTGCGTATGCGTACCAGGGGCGTCATGCCGATGGTGTTCTGTATTCCGGGAAAAATGTTCATGGAAGCCTCCTTTAGCAAGTCCCGCCTGTTGGGAACTTAAGTTCCTTTAAGGGAATGCCTATGACGGCTTGGACGTCATATATTTCAGCTCCGGTTCGTTCATGATGACTTTTGTATGGGGTGGAACCGAAGCGGTGATCCAGACATTGCCGCCCACGATGGAATGTGCGCCGATAACGGTGTCACCGCCCAAAATAGTGGCTCCGGAGTAGATGATCACGCCGTCTTCGATGGTCGGATGCCGCTTGGTCCCCCTCAGCCGCTCGCCTGCATCCCGTGGCAGTGAAAGGGCTCCCAGGGTGACGCCCTGGTAGATGCGGACGTTTTTGCCGATATGGGTGGTTTCACCGATGACGACCCCGGTACCGTGATCGATGACAAACCCTTCTCCGATGGTTGCCCCGGGGTGAATATCGATGCCGGTGACGCTGTGGGCATATTCGGTCATGATGCGGGGGAGCAGGGGGACCTCCAGAACGCTTAGTTTATGGGCCACCCGATACACCATCAGGGCGAATACCCCCGGGTAACTGAAGATGATTTCATCGTGACTTTTAGCGGCAGGGTCGCCTTCATAAACGGCAGAGATGTCGGTTGCCAAAAGGCGCCTCATCCGGGGGATCGACTCGAGGAAAGCGAGCGCCAGTTCATTCCCCCGGTCGGTGCAATCCACACACGCCTGCTCAT
The DNA window shown above is from Deltaproteobacteria bacterium and carries:
- the cysK gene encoding cysteine synthase A gives rise to the protein MNIFPGIQNTIGMTPLVRIRRLFENKSCDLLAKLEFFNPLSSVKDRIAAAMIDQAELDGLVGPDTLIVEPTSGNTGIALAFIAAAKNYRLCLTMPETMSLERRKLLKHLGADLVLTPGSEGMPGAIKKAEGIAAGRADTFMPNQFQNPANPDIHRITTAKEIWEDTAGQVDVLVSGVGTGGTITGIARAIKEKKPDFKAIAVEPEASPVISGGKPGPHKIQGIGAGFIPLNLDTELIDEVVTVSDQEAFENARLLARKEGILCGISSGAAMAAALKIARRNDSKGKCIVVILPSTGERYISTDLFLE
- a CDS encoding serine acetyltransferase, which translates into the protein MSEESSQTHNASCRADVAVLTRYREKLPQIVEKIIANCDEDTCYTHIDYEPIPSRASVIDIIQRLRGILFPGYFSNEKLDPINMGYTIGQAVTSLFDLLAEQICLSIRHDCFRYEQACVDCTDRGNELALAFLESIPRMRRLLATDISAVYEGDPAAKSHDEIIFSYPGVFALMVYRVAHKLSVLEVPLLPRIMTEYAHSVTGIDIHPGATIGEGFVIDHGTGVVIGETTHIGKNVRIYQGVTLGALSLPRDAGERLRGTKRHPTIEDGVIIYSGATILGGDTVIGAHSIVGGNVWITASVPPHTKVIMNEPELKYMTSKPS